The Aureispira anguillae genome contains a region encoding:
- the porK gene encoding T9SS ring complex lipoprotein PorK/GldK, translating into MKKQNLAILFITLLFASCAKVDSGQLTGILDRPTWKPIQPYGMQYVPSGTLHIGPSDQDVNHALVQRPKQISIQGFFMDDTEITNNEYRQFVEWVRDSIAHTQLGHTKEYPGGIQGVDWEQELSYEAGGELDGMFYQGDEQFGSSRNLDIRQLVFDYQWYDWKAAAQDFSWSDDYNRHSKEKHNRSDYIKKDATRIYPDTLVWIRDFSYSYNEPMTRNYFWHPAFDDYPVVGIAWKQANAFSYWRTNLWNNFEDVNTEDFRLPTEHEWEYAARGGHDMAPFPWGGYYVRNAKGCLLANFKPGRGDYPADGGLYTVRADAYFPNDYGLFNMSGNVAEWTSSAYYENAYAFLHDLQPDIRFDVENEDPTAWKRKVIRGGSWKDIMYYIQTGTRHYEFQDTTKSYIGFRNVLTFLGRSMNDFN; encoded by the coding sequence ATGAAAAAACAAAATTTAGCTATTTTATTTATTACCCTACTCTTTGCTTCATGTGCAAAGGTAGATAGCGGTCAGTTGACGGGTATCTTAGACAGACCAACCTGGAAACCTATCCAACCATATGGTATGCAATATGTTCCTTCGGGAACTTTACATATTGGACCAAGTGATCAAGACGTAAATCACGCTTTGGTTCAACGCCCAAAACAAATTTCTATACAAGGGTTCTTTATGGACGATACTGAAATTACCAATAATGAATATCGTCAGTTTGTAGAGTGGGTTAGAGATTCTATTGCTCATACTCAACTTGGACATACTAAAGAATATCCTGGTGGAATTCAAGGGGTAGATTGGGAGCAAGAATTGAGTTATGAAGCTGGTGGAGAATTAGATGGAATGTTTTATCAAGGTGATGAGCAGTTTGGTAGTTCTCGAAACCTAGATATTCGCCAACTAGTATTTGACTATCAGTGGTACGATTGGAAAGCAGCAGCACAAGATTTCTCTTGGTCTGATGACTACAATAGACACTCAAAAGAAAAGCACAATCGTTCTGACTATATCAAAAAAGATGCAACTAGAATTTATCCAGATACCTTGGTTTGGATTCGTGACTTCTCATATTCTTACAATGAGCCAATGACTCGTAATTATTTCTGGCATCCTGCTTTCGATGATTACCCTGTTGTAGGTATTGCTTGGAAGCAAGCAAATGCATTTTCTTATTGGCGTACCAATCTTTGGAATAATTTCGAAGATGTAAATACAGAAGATTTCCGTTTGCCAACAGAGCATGAGTGGGAATATGCTGCTAGAGGTGGTCACGATATGGCACCTTTCCCTTGGGGAGGTTATTATGTACGTAACGCAAAAGGATGTTTGTTAGCAAACTTCAAGCCTGGACGTGGTGATTATCCTGCGGATGGTGGATTGTATACAGTACGTGCAGATGCTTATTTTCCAAATGATTATGGATTGTTTAATATGTCTGGAAATGTAGCAGAGTGGACTTCTTCTGCTTATTATGAAAACGCTTATGCCTTCTTGCATGATTTGCAACCAGATATTCGCTTTGATGTTGAAAACGAAGATCCTACTGCTTGGAAACGTAAAGTAATACGTGGTGGTTCATGGAAAGATATTATGTATTATATCCAAACAGGTACTCGTCACTACGAATTTCAAGATACTACAAAATCATACATTGGTTTCCGTAATGTTTTAACTTTCTTAGGTCGTTCAATGAATGACTTTAACTAG
- a CDS encoding putative porin — protein sequence MKIIVLTSLLFFLAGTSFLSAQQKIASKRNNKFKIIGDTTKVYYSYLTNPTELLQVDSSLHEFETVDPTWNNASWYISLGGLLATPSFDVLYQPKLKGGFRVGLDQFDNYRLHREDIKYYNIKDNRPYTDLYYSQINQKNNLVKADFAHKFSDNFYLALQYNLSNQTGFFKHQRLRNQNVGFTLRYFSNKSKYHGYLNFITNAVKHENNGGIIVDTLGGLTDDFLANQDVRSTSASTHYNLTEVSYTHFLYNNRVDSLGTNTAASNEWSHRITYQFNRYKYFDTNPPTDGSWYGLASVNPRGIRHFIRHQLLENELSFRQAIGGSLTSAPLWVKAYVKHSWNAVYQEPIDFNIHNISVGLVAQNNPQFKFKYRVEGQLTWAERQLDFSLKGRVGYDMGKLGYLEGQALFQRYQPNLIDRQLYVSWDKVWDNNLLFRQIQELNFGGSYTYKIDKKQWGLQFKGEVLNHTLTNWTYYDSSEVHQATESVNILQVKLQGDFKIWKVHLDNQVVWQPVLAGGDYFRIPQLLFKHNLYLQSYVFKRAMLAKVGLSFYYHTPYQADGYAPLTGAFYNQNSFTTSLDPRLDAYVSFRIWQFRFFIRAENLLHFVYQRNYFTAYRHPVTNFVVRLGISWRLFD from the coding sequence TTGAAAATAATTGTACTTACCAGTTTGCTTTTTTTCTTGGCAGGAACTTCTTTTCTAAGTGCACAACAAAAAATTGCTTCTAAAAGGAATAACAAATTTAAGATTATAGGAGATACGACAAAAGTCTATTATTCTTACTTAACCAATCCAACAGAATTATTGCAGGTAGATTCTAGTTTACATGAATTTGAAACGGTTGATCCAACTTGGAATAATGCAAGCTGGTATATTAGTTTGGGAGGCTTGTTGGCTACCCCTAGTTTTGATGTTCTTTACCAACCTAAATTAAAAGGAGGTTTTAGAGTGGGGTTGGATCAATTTGATAATTATCGATTGCATAGGGAGGATATTAAATACTATAACATAAAAGATAATCGCCCTTATACCGATTTGTACTATTCTCAGATTAACCAGAAAAATAATTTAGTTAAAGCTGATTTTGCTCATAAGTTTAGCGACAATTTTTATTTGGCATTACAATATAATTTATCCAATCAAACTGGCTTTTTTAAACATCAACGACTCCGCAATCAGAATGTAGGTTTTACCTTGCGTTATTTTTCCAATAAGTCAAAATACCATGGTTATCTCAACTTTATAACCAATGCTGTTAAGCATGAAAATAATGGTGGAATAATAGTGGATACCTTGGGTGGGCTGACGGATGATTTTTTGGCAAATCAAGATGTTCGAAGCACAAGTGCCAGTACCCATTACAATCTAACAGAAGTAAGTTATACTCATTTTTTGTACAACAATAGGGTAGATTCTTTGGGAACGAATACAGCCGCTAGTAACGAATGGAGTCATCGGATTACGTATCAATTTAACCGATACAAGTATTTTGATACCAATCCTCCAACAGATGGAAGTTGGTATGGGCTAGCGAGTGTTAATCCAAGAGGGATACGGCATTTTATTCGACATCAATTATTAGAAAATGAATTGAGTTTTCGACAGGCAATAGGGGGGAGCTTGACCTCGGCGCCACTTTGGGTAAAGGCCTATGTGAAACATAGTTGGAATGCCGTTTATCAAGAACCCATTGATTTTAATATTCACAATATATCAGTCGGTTTGGTTGCCCAAAACAACCCTCAATTTAAATTTAAATACAGGGTAGAAGGTCAATTAACTTGGGCAGAGCGGCAGTTAGATTTTTCTTTAAAAGGGCGAGTGGGTTACGATATGGGAAAATTAGGTTATTTGGAGGGGCAAGCATTATTTCAACGTTATCAGCCCAACCTTATTGATCGCCAACTGTATGTTTCGTGGGATAAGGTCTGGGACAACAATCTATTATTTAGGCAAATTCAAGAGCTTAATTTTGGAGGCAGTTATACCTATAAGATTGATAAAAAGCAATGGGGGCTACAATTTAAAGGCGAAGTACTCAATCATACCTTAACCAATTGGACGTATTACGATTCTAGCGAAGTACATCAAGCAACAGAGTCTGTTAATATTTTACAGGTAAAACTACAGGGGGATTTTAAAATATGGAAAGTGCACTTAGATAACCAAGTTGTTTGGCAACCCGTATTGGCAGGAGGAGATTACTTTAGAATTCCTCAGCTTCTTTTTAAGCATAATCTATATCTACAAAGTTATGTATTCAAACGAGCAATGTTGGCAAAAGTTGGGCTGTCATTTTACTACCATACCCCTTATCAAGCGGATGGATATGCACCGTTGACAGGAGCATTTTACAATCAAAATAGTTTTACCACAAGCCTTGACCCAAGGTTAGATGCTTATGTAAGTTTTAGAATTTGGCAATTTAGATTTTTTATTCGAGCCGAAAACTTATTGCACTTTGTGTATCAGCGCAATTACTTTACAGCTTATCGGCATCCTGTGACTAATTTTGTTGTTCGTTTGGGGATTTCTTGGAGGTTGTTTGATTAG
- a CDS encoding DUF3089 domain-containing protein — translation MTQFILKLLLFVGSCWCLTSCSRLSLLVFIKPAKKFNEHKIPAPPDYQKNKSWHQWARRDADKKVDVFYLHPTTYIVGKGWNQDLDDAHVNWRTKVLPINYQASVFYDAGRMFIPKYRQAIFYSFVDKKDNGKKALELAYEDVRNAFYYYWEHHNQGRPFIFAAHSQGAYHSQKLLAEILQDSAIRTQLVIGYVIGWPIPEDYVLNSNVIEICSTATQTGCIVSWNTEGQAPKLSLVEKVSAGKKIICVNPLSWKTDTSYVSKNQNLGALQYNKHTKKDEIILYYCDAAIRDGALRINEPANQVALQMPMGKGNYHLYDYSFFYQNIKQNIKTRIASYYNRIDSTQLNQ, via the coding sequence ATGACACAATTCATCTTAAAACTACTGTTGTTCGTGGGGAGTTGCTGGTGTTTAACTTCTTGTAGTCGTCTATCTTTGTTGGTATTTATCAAACCAGCCAAGAAATTTAATGAACATAAAATTCCTGCTCCTCCTGACTATCAAAAAAATAAAAGTTGGCACCAATGGGCTAGGCGAGATGCTGACAAAAAGGTTGATGTTTTTTATCTACATCCAACAACTTATATTGTAGGCAAAGGTTGGAATCAAGACCTTGACGATGCGCATGTTAATTGGAGAACCAAGGTTTTACCCATTAATTATCAGGCAAGTGTCTTTTATGATGCGGGTAGAATGTTTATACCTAAGTATAGGCAAGCTATATTTTATTCTTTTGTCGATAAAAAAGACAATGGAAAAAAAGCCTTGGAACTTGCTTATGAGGATGTGAGAAATGCTTTTTATTATTATTGGGAACACCACAACCAAGGTCGTCCTTTTATTTTTGCAGCGCATAGCCAAGGCGCTTATCACAGTCAAAAATTGTTGGCAGAAATTTTACAAGATTCGGCTATTCGAACCCAATTGGTAATTGGCTATGTGATAGGTTGGCCCATTCCCGAAGATTATGTTCTTAATTCTAATGTTATTGAGATTTGTTCTACGGCTACTCAAACGGGATGTATTGTTTCTTGGAATACAGAGGGGCAAGCCCCAAAACTAAGTTTGGTTGAAAAGGTCAGTGCAGGCAAAAAAATTATATGCGTAAATCCTTTGTCTTGGAAAACCGATACCTCGTATGTTTCCAAAAACCAAAATTTGGGCGCTTTGCAATATAACAAGCATACCAAAAAGGATGAAATCATCTTATATTATTGCGATGCTGCAATCAGAGATGGTGCCCTAAGGATAAACGAACCCGCCAATCAAGTAGCGTTGCAAATGCCAATGGGAAAAGGAAATTATCACCTCTACGATTATAGTTTCTTTTATCAGAATATAAAGCAAAATATTAAAACTAGAATAGCTAGCTATTATAATAGAATAGACTCAACCCAATTGAACCAATGA
- a CDS encoding PorP/SprF family type IX secretion system membrane protein: MERLRYILLSCFLLGGITLSWAQQPAQYSLYMLNKYAYNNAYNGLDESLSMTGVFRKQWVGFKGSPLSVNFNAHLPIEYLSSGIGLGFEYDAIGAYKDLSIRGSYSYIIDLGKAGKLSLGAAGRFLQKNLDGSLLLTPDGNYEQGVNHNDPNVPNIKESGISFSLDAAIYYKHKFFELGLSAINLTQPTLKLATDASVTYRRAYFFTATGNIKLSDKFDLHPSFLLKADFVKFQPEIAVILKWNNNIFGGLAFRGYDSHTADALIFVVGMQITKNIMLAYSYDLSVGSLQSYNSGSHEVVLNYNLNKKIGKEIPSKIIYNPRFL; the protein is encoded by the coding sequence ATGGAAAGACTTAGATACATCTTATTGAGCTGCTTTTTATTGGGCGGGATAACATTGAGTTGGGCACAACAACCTGCACAATATTCGCTTTATATGCTCAATAAATACGCTTATAACAATGCTTATAATGGTCTGGATGAATCGTTGAGTATGACAGGTGTTTTTCGCAAACAGTGGGTTGGTTTTAAAGGAAGTCCCCTAAGTGTTAATTTTAATGCACACTTACCAATTGAATACCTTAGCAGTGGAATTGGACTAGGGTTTGAATACGATGCCATAGGAGCATATAAAGATCTTTCTATTCGAGGATCTTATAGTTATATTATTGATTTAGGAAAGGCTGGAAAATTATCGTTGGGAGCAGCAGGACGCTTTTTGCAAAAGAATTTGGATGGGAGCCTATTATTGACACCCGATGGGAATTACGAACAAGGAGTCAATCACAATGACCCCAATGTGCCAAACATAAAAGAATCGGGGATTTCATTTAGCCTAGATGCAGCTATTTATTATAAACATAAGTTTTTTGAACTAGGACTGTCTGCCATTAATTTAACACAACCTACCTTAAAATTGGCTACGGATGCATCTGTGACCTACCGTCGAGCTTATTTTTTTACTGCTACAGGCAATATCAAGTTGTCAGATAAGTTTGATTTGCACCCCTCTTTTTTACTAAAAGCTGATTTTGTGAAATTTCAACCCGAAATTGCTGTAATTTTAAAATGGAACAACAATATTTTTGGAGGATTGGCGTTTAGAGGGTATGATAGCCATACAGCAGATGCTTTGATCTTTGTTGTAGGGATGCAAATTACTAAAAATATAATGTTGGCTTATTCTTACGATTTGTCTGTTGGAAGTTTACAATCTTACAATAGTGGATCACATGAAGTAGTCCTAAATTACAATCTTAACAAAAAAATTGGCAAAGAAATCCCTTCAAAAATTATCTATAACCCTAGATTTTTATAA
- a CDS encoding protein kinase domain-containing protein: MKEQASINTLREFFEKYEIDQTESLDQKKFGSVYKGIEKERNQEWAIKCSEVHPNFDKGLFEERYQKAKELQHVNLLPYETSYRFVEGMVTNIAVMPLVKMGSLNQHWALSDEDKKLIADQVLDGLYYLHAQGVVWQNLSAQHILLEENFGNYVPKFINYGSPTKIPLAFFVDYEYLAPEQLEDEAPLDLRSDIWAYGVLLYKLWTGRLPFGEKSASLPNAKIQERIIGTKDWELGLMDQIPQPYQRIVEKCLKRKKEVRWNNCGEIIAVIKNWQPSLVPATEKNKTEPEKTEPPRRVLRKPNKPIVWWQVVLLFLLAACLGYLIG, from the coding sequence ATGAAGGAACAAGCGTCAATAAATACCCTAAGGGAATTTTTTGAAAAATATGAAATAGATCAAACCGAATCACTTGACCAAAAAAAATTCGGGAGCGTTTATAAAGGTATTGAAAAGGAGCGCAATCAAGAATGGGCCATCAAGTGTAGTGAAGTACACCCTAATTTTGATAAAGGGCTGTTTGAGGAACGTTATCAGAAGGCTAAAGAATTGCAGCATGTTAATTTGCTACCCTATGAGACGAGTTATCGCTTTGTTGAGGGGATGGTTACGAATATTGCTGTCATGCCTTTGGTTAAAATGGGGAGTTTGAATCAGCACTGGGCGTTGTCAGACGAGGATAAAAAATTAATTGCCGATCAGGTACTAGATGGCTTATATTACTTACATGCTCAGGGGGTAGTTTGGCAAAACTTATCCGCACAACACATCTTATTAGAAGAAAACTTTGGTAATTATGTGCCTAAGTTTATCAATTATGGGAGTCCAACAAAAATTCCATTGGCTTTTTTTGTGGACTATGAATACTTAGCGCCAGAACAATTAGAGGATGAAGCGCCTTTAGATCTTCGTTCAGATATTTGGGCTTATGGTGTTTTGTTGTACAAATTGTGGACAGGAAGGTTGCCTTTTGGGGAGAAAAGTGCTAGTTTGCCTAATGCAAAAATTCAAGAACGGATAATTGGAACTAAGGATTGGGAATTGGGTTTGATGGATCAAATCCCTCAACCTTATCAGAGAATTGTCGAAAAATGTCTGAAAAGAAAAAAAGAAGTGCGTTGGAACAATTGTGGAGAAATTATTGCGGTCATAAAAAATTGGCAACCAAGCCTTGTTCCTGCTACTGAAAAGAATAAGACAGAACCCGAAAAAACAGAGCCCCCTAGACGTGTTTTACGCAAACCCAATAAGCCCATTGTTTGGTGGCAGGTGGTATTGCTTTTTTTGTTGGCTGCCTGCTTGGGATATTTAATAGGCTAA
- the argC gene encoding N-acetyl-gamma-glutamyl-phosphate reductase: MNTKPIKIGIFGGAGYTAGELLRLLIHHPLVQIEWIHSNSHAGQAVSTVHRDLYDNIQLHFSTAITPQVNLVFLCAGHGRSKMLISEYKLDQYPIKIIDLSADFRMASAQHSFIYGLPALNKNQIKKADYIANPGCFATAIQLALLPLAKAQLLSKKEVHIQAITGSTGAGQEPKPTTHFSWRQNNVSVYKPFVHQHLAEIKQSLQQEAKESDLTINFIPIRGAFSRGIFASIYLDSKLTEAEAQQLFESYYATAPFVYLTTQNPDLKQVVNTNKCLIYLQKHQDKLFIISAIDNLLKGASGQAVQNMNLLFDFPETMGLQLKATAF, from the coding sequence ATGAACACTAAACCAATTAAAATAGGCATTTTTGGTGGAGCTGGCTATACAGCAGGAGAACTACTGCGTCTATTAATTCATCACCCTTTGGTTCAAATTGAATGGATTCACTCCAACAGTCATGCAGGGCAAGCTGTCAGCACGGTACATCGTGATTTATATGACAATATTCAGCTCCATTTTTCAACAGCCATTACTCCTCAGGTAAATCTTGTATTTCTCTGTGCAGGGCATGGTCGTTCTAAAATGTTAATCTCTGAGTATAAACTGGATCAATATCCTATAAAAATTATTGATTTAAGCGCTGACTTTCGAATGGCTTCTGCTCAACATAGTTTTATCTATGGTTTGCCAGCATTAAACAAAAACCAAATTAAAAAGGCTGACTACATTGCTAATCCTGGTTGTTTTGCAACAGCCATACAATTAGCGTTACTTCCATTGGCAAAAGCCCAATTATTATCAAAAAAGGAAGTACATATACAAGCTATTACAGGATCTACTGGAGCAGGACAAGAGCCCAAACCTACGACTCATTTTAGTTGGCGACAAAATAATGTTTCTGTTTACAAGCCATTTGTTCATCAGCATTTAGCAGAAATAAAACAAAGCCTTCAACAAGAAGCAAAAGAAAGTGATCTAACGATCAATTTCATTCCCATTCGAGGGGCTTTTAGCAGGGGAATTTTTGCTAGCATTTATTTGGATAGTAAGCTAACAGAAGCAGAAGCACAACAACTTTTTGAATCCTATTATGCTACTGCGCCTTTTGTCTATCTAACAACGCAAAATCCAGATTTAAAACAAGTCGTAAATACCAACAAATGCCTTATCTATCTACAAAAGCACCAAGATAAGTTATTCATCATTAGCGCAATTGACAATCTATTAAAAGGCGCTTCTGGGCAAGCCGTTCAGAATATGAATTTATTATTTGATTTCCCAGAAACAATGGGGTTGCAACTCAAAGCCACTGCATTTTAA
- a CDS encoding argininosuccinate synthase domain-containing protein: MNQFVITLANSQHYHYASDICNLIQESSKVRGTGIAGRTPQQVLQKMQENKGIIALANGQLAGFCYFEVWEDNQFVSNSALIIHPQFRRKNLARLIKEFAFKTARERYPDAILFGLTTSLPVMKINSELGLKPTVFSQLPQDQNFWEGCKSCVNFDILSRTQKQHCLCVGMLFDPKKEQHSISNIKQPSTMKVVLAFSGGLDTSFCVPYLKQEKGLEVYTATVNTGGFDDSSLKKIEAHAYKIGAKKHSTLEATSTYYQQCIKYLIWGNVLRYNTYPLSVSSERFFQAIALVDYAKKIGAEYIAHGSTGAGNDQVRFDLAIQILAPDIKIITPIRSLQLSRQDEIDYLKKQGIQMDWEKATYSINKGLWGTTVGGKETLTSHQNLPASAYPSPLTKTTPETLYIHFKKGEIIGINQRFFDNSIAAIQAIEKMASAFAIGRDTHIGDTIIGLKGRVGFEAAAPLIIIKSHELLEKHCLTKWQIYWKEQLANWYGMLLHEGQYLDPVMRAIEAFMGTTQETVSGTVEVQLHPYRFELVGIQSDHDLMQAKFGQYGESNQLWTSDEAVGFIKLLSNPIKFYHQVNASASKDIIYEH; this comes from the coding sequence ATGAACCAGTTTGTCATCACACTAGCAAATAGCCAACACTATCACTATGCTTCGGATATTTGTAACCTAATTCAAGAGTCCTCAAAAGTCCGTGGTACAGGAATTGCAGGGCGAACGCCCCAACAAGTTCTGCAAAAGATGCAGGAGAACAAAGGAATTATTGCATTAGCAAACGGGCAATTAGCTGGTTTCTGTTATTTTGAAGTTTGGGAAGATAATCAATTTGTCTCTAATTCGGCATTGATTATCCATCCTCAATTTCGACGAAAAAACCTAGCACGCCTGATCAAGGAATTCGCCTTCAAAACAGCAAGAGAGCGCTATCCAGACGCTATTTTATTTGGCTTAACAACCAGTTTGCCCGTTATGAAAATCAACAGTGAATTGGGACTCAAACCCACTGTATTTTCTCAGCTCCCACAAGATCAAAACTTTTGGGAAGGTTGTAAAAGCTGCGTCAATTTTGACATCCTATCTAGAACACAAAAGCAACATTGTCTCTGTGTCGGGATGCTTTTTGACCCTAAAAAAGAACAACATTCTATTTCTAATATCAAACAACCATCAACTATGAAAGTCGTACTTGCATTTAGTGGAGGATTAGACACGTCCTTCTGTGTTCCCTACCTCAAACAGGAAAAAGGACTTGAGGTCTACACCGCCACTGTTAACACAGGCGGTTTTGACGATTCAAGTCTAAAAAAGATTGAAGCACATGCTTATAAAATTGGGGCAAAAAAGCACAGCACACTTGAAGCCACTTCAACGTATTATCAACAATGCATTAAATATCTCATTTGGGGCAATGTATTAAGATACAACACCTACCCACTTTCGGTTAGTTCTGAACGTTTTTTTCAAGCCATAGCATTGGTAGATTATGCCAAAAAAATTGGCGCAGAATACATTGCCCATGGCTCTACAGGAGCAGGAAACGACCAAGTAAGGTTTGATTTAGCCATTCAAATATTAGCTCCTGATATAAAAATAATTACCCCGATTAGAAGTCTCCAACTCAGCCGTCAAGACGAGATTGATTACTTAAAAAAACAAGGCATTCAAATGGATTGGGAGAAAGCAACGTATTCCATCAATAAAGGCTTGTGGGGAACAACTGTTGGGGGTAAAGAAACCCTTACTTCTCATCAGAATTTACCAGCTAGTGCTTATCCTTCTCCGCTTACTAAAACAACACCTGAAACCCTCTATATCCATTTCAAGAAAGGAGAAATAATAGGCATCAATCAACGTTTTTTTGACAACTCTATTGCTGCTATTCAAGCCATTGAAAAAATGGCTAGCGCATTTGCCATTGGTCGAGATACTCATATTGGAGATACTATAATTGGACTAAAAGGAAGAGTAGGTTTTGAAGCTGCCGCTCCACTCATTATTATAAAATCACATGAATTGTTAGAAAAACACTGTCTCACTAAGTGGCAAATTTATTGGAAAGAGCAGCTTGCTAATTGGTATGGAATGCTGTTGCATGAAGGGCAATATTTAGATCCCGTTATGCGTGCAATTGAAGCATTTATGGGAACCACCCAAGAGACTGTTTCTGGAACGGTAGAAGTGCAATTGCATCCCTATCGCTTTGAATTAGTTGGAATCCAATCGGATCATGATCTCATGCAAGCCAAATTTGGTCAGTACGGAGAAAGCAATCAATTATGGACCAGCGATGAAGCTGTCGGTTTTATCAAATTACTATCCAATCCAATCAAATTTTATCACCAAGTTAATGCCTCTGCATCCAAAGATATTATCTATGAACACTAA
- a CDS encoding alkaline phosphatase PhoX — MKSTRRHFLKMMGAVSLGFSGLQTFAHELKHDLLIDGYGQLEEQGILKLPKGFSFKIIAKKGATMHDGLLLPGRGDGMGTFEGKNGRVILIRNHENSPGYLVDSPFGYSNQHLHKVNQKRVFDMGYGKYPHLGGTTTSIYNEKTQQVEKVFMSLAGTARNCAGGVTPWGSWLTCEEYVHTKDDTHAKNHGYVFEVPATEDIKLKYPVPLRAMGRFNHEAVAVDPRTGIVYLTEDRHDGLFYRFIPKVKGQLHKRGKLQALAFVWKEGMDTRNWTETTLKQGTKYAVKWVDLEDVDTEKDDLRIRGHAKGCALFARGEGIWFGNQELYFACTNGGKTKTGQIFKYIPSPYEGSSKENNKKYYPRVELYAEPNDTSVLRYCDNLTVAPWGDVVFCEDGIKPRIFGITTTGKFYQIAENIGYKSEFAGVCFSPSGQTLFVNIQVPGLTLAITGDWAKLHK, encoded by the coding sequence ATGAAATCGACACGTAGACATTTTTTAAAAATGATGGGGGCTGTAAGTTTGGGCTTTTCGGGCTTGCAAACATTTGCGCATGAATTAAAACATGATTTGTTGATTGATGGCTATGGGCAGTTGGAGGAGCAAGGAATTCTTAAATTACCCAAAGGGTTTTCTTTTAAGATTATAGCAAAAAAAGGAGCCACCATGCACGATGGTCTTTTATTGCCAGGGAGAGGTGATGGAATGGGAACCTTTGAAGGAAAAAATGGTCGAGTAATTTTGATTAGAAATCATGAAAATTCGCCAGGGTATTTGGTAGATTCGCCTTTTGGCTATAGCAACCAACATTTGCATAAAGTCAATCAAAAGCGAGTCTTTGATATGGGCTATGGTAAGTATCCGCATTTAGGGGGAACGACTACTAGTATTTATAACGAAAAAACACAGCAGGTAGAAAAGGTTTTTATGAGTTTGGCGGGAACTGCTCGAAATTGTGCAGGAGGAGTTACGCCTTGGGGCTCTTGGTTGACTTGTGAAGAATATGTACATACCAAGGATGATACACATGCTAAAAACCATGGTTATGTATTTGAAGTGCCCGCCACAGAGGATATAAAGCTTAAATATCCAGTGCCTTTGCGAGCAATGGGGAGGTTTAACCATGAAGCAGTAGCCGTTGATCCAAGAACGGGAATTGTTTATTTAACCGAAGATAGACACGATGGCTTATTTTATCGATTTATTCCTAAAGTAAAAGGCCAATTGCACAAAAGAGGTAAACTCCAAGCTTTGGCATTTGTTTGGAAAGAAGGAATGGATACCCGAAATTGGACGGAAACTACATTGAAGCAGGGGACAAAATATGCTGTGAAGTGGGTTGATTTAGAAGATGTAGATACAGAAAAAGATGATTTAAGGATTAGAGGACATGCTAAAGGCTGTGCGCTTTTTGCAAGAGGGGAGGGAATTTGGTTTGGCAATCAAGAACTTTATTTTGCTTGTACAAATGGAGGGAAGACCAAAACAGGACAGATTTTTAAATACATTCCTAGTCCGTATGAAGGGAGTTCAAAAGAAAACAATAAAAAGTATTATCCTAGAGTAGAGTTATACGCAGAACCTAACGATACCTCTGTCTTGAGATATTGTGATAATTTGACGGTAGCGCCTTGGGGCGATGTCGTTTTTTGTGAAGATGGCATTAAACCTAGAATTTTTGGAATTACAACAACGGGTAAGTTTTACCAAATTGCAGAAAATATAGGGTATAAATCTGAGTTTGCAGGAGTCTGCTTTTCGCCTTCTGGGCAAACGTTATTTGTTAATATTCAAGTGCCAGGACTAACATTAGCGATTACAGGGGACTGGGCTAAATTACATAAATAA